A stretch of Candidatus Sphingomonas phytovorans DNA encodes these proteins:
- a CDS encoding fibronectin type III-like domain-contianing protein, translating to MVTLLTSAATPIVTAPKVALAPGALKQMAVQVDPRLPATWDEAGHQWRMVAGRYDVILGGSSRDIAQKVRIRLSEGVLPVR from the coding sequence ATGGTCACATTGTTGACGAGCGCGGCCACGCCGATCGTCACCGCGCCCAAGGTCGCGCTGGCGCCGGGCGCCTTGAAGCAGATGGCCGTGCAGGTCGATCCGCGCCTGCCGGCGACCTGGGACGAGGCCGGGCACCAGTGGCGGATGGTAGCGGGACGTTACGACGTTATACTTGGCGGCTCCTCGCGCGATATTGCGCAAAAGGTACGGATTCGGCTCTCCGAGGGCGTGTTGCCGGTACGGTGA